The DNA window AGCATGCATGAATACACACACAGACAGAAACAAGCTGTGAAAACAAATCTGATAATATCTGACTGGAATGTTAATCTTAGTTGCAAAAGCCTTAATTCATTTTCTGCTGTCTGTTTTTATGGTTGTGCCTTGTTTCTTCCTGTTCAGATTGTTGAATGGAATATGCTGTCATATTTGCCCTTTTGTTTGATATGGTTacatttttaaagtgttttgggAAGCACAAGTAATGTGAGTGATTGTTAACTTTTAGTCGAGAAGCAGACAATCTATTACTGCAAGTTTGGAGATGTCAATATTGTTTTGAACCTAGCATGTGCAAGTTTTATGACATGCATTCTAATTCTAGATTTGTTGCCAAAGCCTTGATtgaagggtgttttttttttttttttccttttcatgctataaaataaaagaggaaaataGTGGAAAGCATTACTTTCTGAAATGAGAACTCCTGAGTGAGGCACAATTAAGTATTGTGCTTGTTAAATGTATTTTAGATTGGAAAGGTGGAATTTATCTGAAGTGGTGAACTTGCCAAGTTATTGTAATGTCTTGGATGTAGCTGTAGCTGTAGCATATACTTGAGAGTACAGGTGGTCCTTATTGTTCAAGTATTGGTCTGCACTTAAAaggttttagtaattttaatgcATTAGTTATGAGATGTTATGCATTCCATGATAAGTTTCATGGGAAGAGGTAGCTTTATTGGCTGGTTGCCTTTGTTAGGTGAGCAATTGTGGTGTTGTGCAGGATATTTGTGGTGCCATACACAAATGTACATGTGGATTCATCTCCCAAGGCACTGCTCCTATCCTTATTCTTACTCACTCCGGTTAAGGTTTACTGTTTCTTGCTTCTCATCCTGCTTGTCCTGTTATATATGCAGTTTGTCCATTACTAGTCAAGTAGGCTGCATATTTCATTGCACCAGCTTGAGAGTATCCTTGCTTAATTGTACATAACACTCTAGTTGATTCACACCTCATAACTTCCTTTTGGCAAAAATTTTGAACTATGTTTCAGCCATGTTCTGGCTTGATAGATCAGGTGATAAAATTGCAGTAGGATAACTACACTGTACCGTTTCCATTCCTTGTAAAAAATGCATTGATGATTTTCTAAAACAAGTCAGTCTTATCTCGTCTCAGTTCTTGTTGGAATTCAATCGTTTTTAGGCTTCTAAGCATATGCTGTTGTGGACAAAATGACACCAAACAATTCTACTATGTTCAACTTAGTCACACAGATGATAGTAGTAACTGCATTTGCCCTAGGCGAAAATGGGCTGGACCTAAATAAGGAAATGACTTTGTTGTGAGGTTAAATGAAGAATGGCCTAATTGTGCTTCCCTTTCACTGTGAGGTTAAATGAAGAATGGCCTAATTGTGCTTCCCTTTCACCCTGTCATTACCCctgcttctttatttttatttagcatgTTGGCTTTCTATTTAGTGTTGGTAATGTTCTGTTAACTAGATTCTTCTTCTGATAATTGGATTGAAGCCAATATAAATCGTGATAAATGTTAAGGGTGCAAATGTTcccaatttaaaaactttttagaaTTGAATGTTTATGGTGCCTGGATGTATAATGCAAATGGTGTATGTAATATTGGTGCAAAAGCTATGGAATATCGGGATGGCAGAGGTTGGTGACATCTTTATCACCATTTAACCTCCTATGAACCTAGCTCTGTTGGTTAGAAGGCACACTGGACAGGCTTAAAGGTGTCAAATGTTTCtggaataatatttaaatccCTTTAAACCTAAATCACACTCATCCTAAAGACTATAAACCAGGTTATTAGCTTACCTAGTACCTTAATGATCACAAGGCTAATAAATAATCTTTCAAACAAGAGGAAAGGTGAATAGGTTAGCTTGCACAAATATAACTTGTTCTTCTCTCATGTTTGTGTGTTTGCAGGCGTTAATCCATTTTATGTACTGGGATGCGTTACCAGACGTTGAGGAACTTGTTGGTTTGAACTCAAAATGGGTTTCTACACTGATGGCTCAGCATCTGCTTGCAGCAGCAGATCGCTATGCACTTGAGAGGCTCAGATTGCTCTGTGAGGCTAGACTTTGTGAAGATGTCTCAATAAACACTGTTGCAACAACACTAGCTCTAGCGGAGCAGCATCAGTGCATCCAACTAAAGTCCGTATGTCTCAAATTCATTGCTTTGCCTGAAAATTTGAAAGGTAAGACTTTCATCCCTGTGCCTCCATTTGGATTTTTGATATGTTGTAGAAAATTGTCTTTTTTGATAAATGAGTTACGGACATAGTGTTCAATGTACAAGTATTGGACATGCAAGCATAAAATTGCAGGTTCAAGTCTTGAAGTTGAAAACAGTTGATGCAAACGTGCTGTATGACATAGTGTTCAATGTACAAGTATTGGACATGCAAGCATAAAATTGCAGGTTCAAGTCTTGAAGTTGAAAACAGTTGATGCAAACGTGCTGTATGGTAGGATTGTCCTTAATCTCTCCCCAGCAACCCGCTTTGATGGAGTCATGACTTGCTAATGGCTTTTTTTACTTCAcacgaaaaaaaagaaagaaagagcaaTGGGCAAGCCAACCAACCACCCTTTCCCATTTTTTGCACTGTAGCTTTTGAATGGATTGATCCTCAAAAGATCCAGTGAGCAATTAACATTTTAAGATAGTTATTGATTGATGTGTTCACATGAAATTCAATATATTCACATTTATCACATttagaaaggtttttttttttttttttttcttttgtgtgtgtgtgtgttttatgtTGCTGCGTgcacttgtttttaattttactgcATTATAGTGCCCATGCCTTTTGTTGTTCGGAAACAGTGAACATAAGTCAACGAAAAGGTAATGCTGATTTATGCATGGCTTGATTAGGCTTTGACAGAGCTCAGTTTTTCATCTGTTTCCTCAGCCAACCCCCCTTGGtgtttaaattgttttcaaacAGTAATTGCATTAGTCAACTCTTTATCATTTGAATGTGGTGTATGTTCATGTAATCAGATGGCCTCCCAAACTACCAAAAAACAAAGCTTTGTGTCATATTTGGTTGCCCTCTACTCTCTCCTTTTGTTGGCCTAGTGTTATTGTTGGGGACGTATGGAAACTAATGAATGAACATTTTTCTATACACATGATTGTTGTCCACCTTGATTTTCCTGCATGCTGGTGTGTGCATGGTATTTTAAGTTTTGATAGTGACTGTTGGTTGGAGACTTTCTTTATGAATGCATAACTAATGACCGTGTGCTGGTGATTCGTTTCAGATGTGATGCAAACAGATGGGTTTGAATACTTAAAAGAAAGCTGCCCTTCTGTCATCACGGAACTACTGCAATATGTTGCCAAAAATGGTGAGCGTTCTGTCATCACTTGTACACATGGAAATGATACCTTAGATAGCGATATGAATGGAAGGCGGGTGAAGCAAAGGATACATTGATATGGAAAGAACAGATGAGTCCACTGGACAATAATCAGAGCTTGCTAGGCTTTAGACATTTTAGTGATTGTACTGACAGTTCACTGTAAGAGAAATTTAATACCAGCGGTTCATTTGTTGGTCTCGTGTTTTCTAGTACATAGGCTAGTTTGTTCTATAATTCTGgaaactttattttcttgtctGTTTAGTTGTTGTTGCATCATACCAACCAGACCCGTTTCTTCTGGCGCTTGTGTAGCTTTCTGGATGTACTTTGTTGTGTGCAAGTAAAGAACGTTTACGTGAATGTAATATAGAGGTCATTTGCAAGCATTTTGCCATAGCCACCGGCTCTATTGGAAATCAAACTGCCTATACGTTATATTTAGCTTGGCAGCTGCTAAAAAAACGTTCCATTTGCTTTTTGGGATGTTTGTTGTGTATAATATCTATTAATGTAAAGTCCATTTCCAgaggaattttttttagctgATGAACCTCACATTTTTTCACCTACACTGTTGTCAAGCGATTTCAACTACCACACCACTGCCGCTTGCTACTTTTGCCCCCGCCGCCTAGCCATCACCATTATCAACATTTACCACTATTTTATTACCCCACCCTCATCATTCAATCACTACCGAACTTTTCACTTAGATTTCACTACGTAAATGGTGGATTCTCCTACCATTCTTTTGCTGAACTAATTAAGTTGTttagattaataatttaattttaaatttaaactaggTAAGAAATtgggttaatatatttttttttattattaattttatgtttaaaatattttttaacggTCAGTTAGGTTGTTTAGAAAGAaccaaattaatcaaattatattgagataacttttaaataatttaattttaaacttgaactaaatagtaaataaaataaagatgtttACAGGTAAACCTACTTAATTATGTTTaacaataatatcaaataattttatataatcaaaatattttttttttaatattgaataaactTTTGATTCGTCTCACAATATAGCGCAGGTATGTAAACTAGTTTTAGTACTCAGTATTTAAGAGGTAAAAAGAATATGGCCGAATAAATGgcagaagaaaatgaagaaacatCTGActcaaaagagaagaaaagttaGGTTTTTTAGTTGAAGGTAGTTAGGAGTTAGTTGAGAGAACATCTCTCGTGTGTAAGGGCTACAATTCATAGCTTGACAATCAAGTAATCAATGAAACGGTCTTTTCTGTACAATGTGCttctattctttctttctttctttctacaaTCTCTCTTCTATCTTTTCTCTACAACTTGAactaaatagtaaataaaataaagatgtttACAGGTAAACCTACTTAATTATGTTTaacaataatatcaaataattttatataatcaaaatactttttttttttttaatattgaataaactTTTGATTCGTCTCACAATATAGCGCAGGTATGTAAACTAGTTTTAGTACTCAGTATTTAAGAGGTAAAAAGAATATGGCCGAATAAATGgcagaagaaaatgaagaaacatCTGActcaaaagagaagaaaagttaGGTTTTTTAGTTGAAGGTAGTTAGGAGTTAGTTGAGAGAACATCTCTCGTGTGTAAGGGCTACAATTCATAGCTTGACAATCAAGTAATCAATGAAACGGTCTTTTCTGTACAATGTGCttctattctttctttctttctttctacaaTCTCTCTTCTATCTTTTCTCTACAACTTGAactaaatagtaaataaaataaagatgtttACAGGTAAACCTACTTAATTATGTTTaacaataatatcaaataattttatataatcaaaatactttttttttttaatattgaataaactTTTGATTCGTCTCACAATATAGCGCAGGTATGTAAACTAGTTTTAGTACTCAGTATTTAAGAGGTAAAAAGAATATGGCCGAATAAATGgcagaagaaaatgaagaaacatCTGActcaaaagagaagaaaagttaGGTTTTTTAGTTGAAGGTAGTTAGGAGTTAGTTGAGAGAACATCTCTCGTGTGTAAGGGCTACAATTCATAGCTTGACAATCAAGTAATCAATGAAACGGTCTTTTCTGTACAATGTGCttctattctttctttctttctttctacaaTCTCTCTTCTATCTTTTCTCTACAACTCCAAAGATTAGGTTGTGCCCTTAACAAATTGGTATAAGAACCTTTAAAGACCCATCATTAATTCAATAATAGCATTCTTTGTCAGCAACGATAGTGAGAGAACAAGTGCAATGAATTCATGAGGAATTCCAAAAACAGCTACAACAGAGGCATGGGGATTCCCTGCAGAATCAGAAGTAGTGAGAGGAGCAGTTCAAGAAGAATGAACAATTCAAAACACAGCTAGGTTCCATATTGAATACATTGCAAACTATAGTTATCAATCAGAAGCTGAGAAAGAGGAAATGAGGAACCAAAACTCTAATGGAAAAACCGGACCCGTTGCAGATGGAATTTTACCACTTCCTAGAAACAACATTGTGCTGGAAGGATCAAATTCTTGGGACAGGCATAGAGGAAGTCACACTACACCTCTACTAAGAATAGAATTCACAACCTTCCAAGGAGAAAATCCTAAGAGTTGGATTAGGATAGGCAAAAGTATTTCAAGCTACACCTCATTCCAGTAAATCAATAGGTGGAAATTACCTCTATGTATCTGGAAGGGAGAGTAGAAGTATGGTTTGAAGGATTTATGGCAAGTAATGGGGAGATGTTAGTTGGGAAGAATTCACAAAAGGAATCTACCTACGGTTTGGAGCTAAGAAAGATGTGGTAAAGGAGTTTAATAAACTATCTCAAGAAAATGAAGTAAAAGACTGTATAGAAAGATTTGAGGAGCTCAGATCTTTAATGACTGTCACGAACCCTACACTACCATAATCTTATTATATCTCCAACTTCATTAGTTGATTGAAAGATGATGTGAAACTAATGCTAAAGATCCTTAAGCCTTCCTCATTAATGCAAGCCTTTGAAGAGGCAAAATGGCAAGAAGAATCTAATGCAAACTatgttaaaaagaaacaaaatagctGCTAAGCCAACTTTTACTACTAGGATCAGCAAACACGGGAGCAACCTTCCTTtcaaaattaacaatcaaatgaaaaatgatgCACTGAAAGAGACTAAACAACCTGCAAAATCATTGTATGAAAAGAGGAGACGCTTTGGGCAGTGCTATAAGTGCGGGGAGCAATATAAACAAGGTCATCAATGCCATAATAAAGGTTTACATTTGATTAAGGGGATGGATGAAGACGATGAAGAATTCAAGGAAGCTGAAGAAGGAGATACTAATGGGATAGAGGTAGAATTTGAAACAATAGAAGAGTATATATGGTCTATCTCTTAATGTTATGGTAGTTAGATATGCACACAAAACCATAAGGATCAAAAGGAATTGTTAGGTAAGGATgatcattttcaatttggtttggtttttatcagaaaaaagtaactaaactgattttttttaaaaacctgaAATCGGTTCAAAACAactggtttcggttcggttcggttttttagaacaaaaactggttcaaaccggtttggcttggttttttcggtttggacTGGTTTTTCCAGTTTGGCTCAATTTAggctcggtttttttctgtttggattcagtttggttttttcggtttctagcttataaaaccgaaactcAACTGaattggttggttttttttaaaattttaatcggtttaatcgtttttttttttcacagttcgatttttttagttattttgttttgattttatcagtttaatcagttttttaattttttttctcacctttTATTATTAGGGAAAGGACTTAATAGTTTTGATTGATAATGGCAGTACCCCCAACGTCATTGATGAAGCCATTGTCCAGGAAATTAAAGCTATTACTCAAAAGActaccattatttttatttttattttttgttatttatttcatcaagaTAAAGATTTCTTTCGAGAAGGGAGGCATGACTATATAGAGTTCAAGGGCATTGTAGAGCCAATATAATTGCAAATGATAACAACCACCAAAGTTTATAAGAGCTTAAAATAAGTTATCTCTGGTTTTGTGGGGCAACTGTTTTCTTTAACCACTTTTGAAGAAGTAGATGTTCACATTAAAAATGAGGAGACCAAAACATTGTTGAGGGAGTTTCAATTACTTTTTGAGGAACAAAAACAACTACCATCAGTTAGAAATTTGGATCATCAGATTTCCACTAATTCCATGGGCTAAACCAGTAAACATCAGGCTTTCCAAGAGCTCTTTTATTCACAAAAAAGAGATTGAAAGATTGGTGAGAGAAATGCTATCAAATGAAATCTTACAGCATCGCAACAATCCTTTTTCTCCACCAGTACTTTTGGTTAAAAAGTAGGATAATATATGGAGGTTATATGTCgattacatataattaaataatctcgccattaaaaatatattttcgatTCCCCTTGTAAATGAACTAATGGATGAGCTTAACAAATCTAAATTCTTCTCACAACTTATTTAAGGAGATTTGTGTTAGTCTTCTTTGATTACATCTTAATATACAGCTCTTCTATAGAATCACATGTTGAGCATCTCAAATTGATCATGGAAACACTAAGAAATAACCAACTATTTGCTAAACTATCTAAGTGCACATTCTGTGaagaaatttgaatattttgacCAAATTGTCTTGGTAAAAGGAGTAGAAACTGATCTTGAAAAGACTGAGAGTTTTCCTTGGATTGACAAGCTATTGTAGAAAGCTTATTAGAGGGTTTGGAATCTTGAGTAAACCTCTAAATGAATTATTGAGGGAGAACAGTTTCAGGTGGAACCTAGAAGCTTAGAAAGCTTTTGATCGCCCTTAAAAGGCATTGTGTAAGGCTCTAGTATTAGCATCTCTAGATTTTCATAAAGTTTTTATCCTTGAAACTTATGCATGTGCTTTTAGGTTGGAGGCAATGCTTAGTCAAGAAGGAAAACCTTTGGCATTTGTTTGCAAGGCCTTAAGTTCTCATCACCTGAGATTGTCAATTTATAAGAAGGAGTTCATGGACATTTTCATGGCAATTGATAGATAATGACACTACTTGGAATATGTTCAGTTTATCATCAAAATTGATTATGAGAGCTTCGAATACCTATTGGAATAGAAAATTCACACccttttgcaaagaaaaggaCTAACAAAGTTGTCAGGGCTACAATATACCATTTAACATAGAAAAAGAATGGATAACTTGGTAGCAGATGCCTTGTTCATGAAGGTTTATCTGCAAGATATATAGCTTCATAGCAAAGAAAGGAGTAATCATAGACAATGTCAACTGCATTCATgctataacaataataattaaaacgtGGTATGGAGAGATAAGCAAGTTCTATGAAAATGATCCACAACTAAAAGATATTGTGGCTAAGAAGTTACTCTATACTAACAGTTGGCTTGAGTCGACATTAGCTGATGGTGTACTAAGGTATATAAGAACATGGTTGTAATTGGTAGTAACGAGGAACTAAAGAAGAGACTGGTTGATGCTATTCATGATTCTTGTGTTGAGGGCCACATATGTATTCAAAATTCATATAAGAGAATTAAGTCATATTTTTATTGGCCATCAATAAAGCAAATTGTTAAACAAGTGGTGGAAGAATATGATACTTGCAATAAGGCAAAACCAAAAAGGGTGGCTTATCTAGGGTTGCTACAACCCTTTCCATTACTAGAAGGTATATGGAAGAATATTACAATGAATTTCATTGAAGCACTTTCTAAATCTGGCACTACACCATTAAATAGTTTTATTGATGGATTCATTTCACTGGTATGAGACACGCAAATCATTGGTAACATTTTTGCTGATGGCCTCACTAACGGAATTCATCCGTAGGAATATTGATCATCAGTAATTTCTCATTCCATCATCAATTCTGtcaggaattaaaaaaaaagaaaaaaattgacagtATTGCAGACGGTGAAGCGCGCTAAAAAAAGCTTTTCCTGCAAGAATTTTACTGACGGAATCATTACATCTGTATTTTCAACGGTAATCACTGATGAAATAtacatcggtgattgtggcatgaaCGGTAAATATTTCAGAATTCTCTATCAAATACCGATGGATATATTCCGTTGGTAATAGTAATGGTAAATATCGACGGAATATATCTTTCGATGATTGTTGCATGGgtggtaatttttttacaactcTCGGTAAAATACCGACGACCTGGCTTCATTTAGAAGTCATAGAAAGATCTGGtatttatagaatttgatcatcattccaattttatttctagGAATTTTTTAACCGATATAGCTCCACATTCACAAAATCCATGAAAACCAAAGGCCTTcacttataaattatattcgTAATGAAATTACAAGTAGTTAAATGCAACAATAAAACCAATGTTATAATTCACATAActattttttcaacatattaATAATCAAATGCATATTAATgtaattgcaaaataaaaatttaatccatgttttttcttatcattttattaacatcaatttcaaccataattttccATAAATAccttttaacatattttttggttaaatcataattttaactataattttaaccaaacatatattttaataaaaatatattttgctaaactttttttttttttccaaccacATGCATGGTAACAAACTCAGCAATGCTGCTATACAAAAACTACAAGAATTTACCAGCTTTCTGCATGAAAGAAACAGATAACGAACAGCCAGATAAAGTAGTGATAATGACAACAAATTTCATTGCATCCTAATTCTCCTTTTGATCAAGTTATGGCCAAATTTTCCAGTTGCTGAGACAAATATTCAAGACGAAAGAACAAGTATCCTTTTTCCGAATACAAAGTAACAAACAGATTGATACAACCTTCAGATTGAAAACCCCAAAAGTGGGGAAAGAaatcacttatttttttaaaagaaaacagtaAGACTTGGCTAGTCAACCAATCACTTTGCCTTCTCCACACTTGCGATATCAAACATTCTTTGTTATATTGGTTATTGAGCTAAATCAGACTGCAACACGTCATGGATCCTAAACGCTGAAGAACCTGTTCAACCTTAAATCAGTGATATGAATGACAACTTGCAGCTCAACTTCTTTCAACAGAAGCCCCAGACATGTCTTTTGAAGAGCCTGAGCTGGTTAAAAGCACTGCTAAATGACAGCATTTGAATCTGATGTATTTTGCACTGGCAGAAGATCTATCTGTGGATGTTATTTGATAACCGCCTCCATTAGGTTGGACGTAGGCAGTCAACACTTTGAGTTGCTACAGAGAAAAACACCATTAGTACCAGTGATGTCCAGGTCCACCTTGGGCAGCAGCAACTTTCCTTGCCATATACTGTGGCTTTGGCTGCAATCCATTGGGACCTTCAACCCCCTCATCTTCTCCCCTCATTTTTACAGGCTGGGTTTCTTCTTGGATATGAACAGTTTGCAGTGGTGTATTGAGTTGAAATAGCTGGATTCCTGACCATCGTTTGCTGGTCAAGAttctctgctgctgctgctccacAATTATTGTAACGCAGCACTGAACTTGCAACTTTCCCAGATCGTGCAGCACCTGCTGTAAAGAATGGCATTCAAATTACAGTCATCAGTAGTATATCACATATGTCAATAGGTTAGTAACCAGGTTTAAAAGGAAAGAGATGAGAAAGGTAGCTATCTACATAGGCATCAGCTCAACAGCACATTGCTTAAATGCATACATCCTGGTCCATGGATTttcaccaagaaaaaaagaaaaagatgcacATAATATTTGCTACGCACtacatttttcaaaaatatttctatATTTCAAATAAGGTGAATAAATTGGATAATATAATCAAGTTGCACAAACATGCATGAAATTTTAAGCACGTTGATTGAATGATCAACTTCAAAACATCTGTGCTTCTGAACATTTGTCTCTTACCATATAGTAAATGCAAGTCACAACAGCAATACCCTGATAGAGCAAAAGGGagtaaaatcaaacaatttgatGACAGACGAGATCACATGTACACATTAAACACTCAGTTCCTTGAGAACTTAAATAGCCATTATAATTTCTCATACTGAATTATGTATTTGTAAGTTGTGAATGCAAAACCTCGTCGACTTCCTAAAAGCTGTGTGCACTaactcaaatattttataccaCGCCAACCAAATCACTTAAAAGACGTCAGGAAAACCTAAGTTAATTGGTCAGCCGATGAATCAGACAAAAGATAAAGGTTACAAACAAGATTCACAATGGTTTCTCCTTCAAATTTTGGAGACAACAGGTTTCTAAAAGGGAAAGAGACAAAAATgtagtataaaatatttgatttcctAGAAATTCAGTAAGACATCAAAGAGAGCAGATGAGAATAGATGAAGCTAAACTAGATGCAATTATTGCAAACCTTGGATACTTTGAGGAACTTGAAGAGGAAGCCTTGTCATTGGCACCCCATCACTCCTGTCTACACGTGGCTTCTCAATTTCTTTGATAGAACACTTGGAGAGATCATTGGTGACTTCTGCTGAATTCTGTATTGTATTATCTGAATATAATACACATGGCCTGCATACATGAATTTGTATCAATTCAGTTGACAAAATCCCGAATATAAATGGGAGGCAGCACTGAAACACTTTATGAATTGGGATACCTGGGCAATGATGCATGCTGCCTCTCGGGTGGAGCAACAGGAGCACCATTTCCATAGTGCTCCTCAAGGTAAGCAAATTGCTTCTTGAAATGGTCAACAGCACTGCAATGGAAAAATTCacaacttaataatttatttcacaGGGACACTAAAACATCTTGAATCTAACAGGAATCTCAAATTTGCACTGATACTTCAAGTATATGGAATACTGCATATGCTTTAACAATTATGATGGTACAAACCAAGAATCTTAATTTTACAACACCAATACCTTGGATACATGAACCCAGTTGGCTCTGAACCATCTAAAGATTCTTTCAACATTTTAGGATGATACTCAAGAATTTCTCGGTATATAAGCTCTCGTACATCTTCTTTAGTTATCCTTCGtctctcaaattcaaattcCATCTTGGTAACTGGTTGAGCAGTAGGCTCTCTCTCAACCTTGGCCAAGCCCTTAAAATATGGATCTGCGAGAGCCTGACAAAACGCAGTACAATATGCTCTTTTAGAAGAAGGGAGGCACATTATCAAGGTGAAGATGAAGAGGTATCAAAATTTACCTCTTCAGCAGTAGGTCGATCTTTTGGTTCAAATGCCAACATTCTTTCTAACAAACAAAGTGCAAGGGGGTCAGCATTAGGGAACTTTTGGGAGAATGGAATGGGCTTCTTCTTTCTCATGCTGCTCAGGTATCTTCGAGCTTTCTCATTGCGTACCTGTTCATATAATACCAATACTTCAGCATACAGAGCAACTGCATGGATGAAGATAAGAAAAACACAGATTGTAA is part of the Populus alba chromosome 10, ASM523922v2, whole genome shotgun sequence genome and encodes:
- the LOC118034545 gene encoding mitogen-activated protein kinase 16-like isoform X3 → MQPDQRKKSSVDVDFFTEYGEGSRYKIEEVIGKGSYGVVCSAYDTHIGEKVAIKKINDIFEHVSDATRILREIKLLRLLRHPDIVEIKHILLPPSRREFKDIYVVFELMESDLHQVIKANDDLTPEHYQFFLYQLLRGLKYIHTANVFHRDLKPKNILANADCKLKICDFGLARVAFNDTPTAIFWTDYVATRWYRAPELCGSFFSKYTPAIDIWSIGCIFAELLTGKPLFPGKNVVHQLDLMTDLLGTPSPEAIARVRNEKARRYLSSMRKKKPIPFSQKFPNADPLALCLLERMLAFEPKDRPTAEEALADPYFKGLAKVEREPTAQPVTKMEFEFERRRITKEDVRELIYREILEYHPKMLKESLDGSEPTGFMYPSAVDHFKKQFAYLEEHYGNGAPVAPPERQHASLPRPCVLYSDNTIQNSAEVTNDLSKCSIKEIEKPRVDRSDGVPMTRLPLQVPQSIQAGAARSGKVASSVLRYNNCGAAAAENLDQQTMVRNPAISTQYTTANCSYPRRNPACKNEGRR
- the LOC118034545 gene encoding mitogen-activated protein kinase 15-like isoform X1, translated to MQPDQRKKSSVDVDFFTEYGEGSRYKIEEVIGKGSYGVVCSAYDTHIGEKVAIKKINDIFEHVSDATRILREIKLLRLLRHPDIVEIKHILLPPSRREFKDIYVVFELMESDLHQVIKANDDLTPEHYQFFLYQLLRGLKYIHTANVFHRDLKPKNILANADCKLKICDFGLARVAFNDTPTAIFWTDYVATRWYRAPELCGSFFSKYTPAIDIWSIGCIFAELLTGKPLFPGKNVVHQLDLMTDLLGTPSPEAIARVRNEKARRYLSSMRKKKPIPFSQKFPNADPLALCLLERMLAFEPKDRPTAEEALADPYFKGLAKVEREPTAQPVTKMEFEFERRRITKEDVRELIYREILEYHPKMLKESLDGSEPTGFMYPSAVDHFKKQFAYLEEHYGNGAPVAPPERQHASLPRPCVLYSDNTIQNSAEVTNDLSKCSIKEIEKPRVDRSDGVPMTRLPLQVPQSIQGYCCCDLHLLYAGAARSGKVASSVLRYNNCGAAAAENLDQQTMVRNPAISTQYTTANCSYPRRNPACKNEGRR
- the LOC118034545 gene encoding mitogen-activated protein kinase 15-like isoform X2 → MQPDQRKKSSVDVDFFTEYGEGSRYKIEEVIGKGSYGVVCSAYDTHIGEKVAIKKINDIFEHVSDATRILREIKLLRLLRHPDIVEIKHILLPPSRREFKDIYVVFELMESDLHQVIKANDDLTPEHYQFFLYQLLRGLKYIHTANVFHRDLKPKNILANADCKLKICDFGLARVAFNDTPTAIFWTDYVATRWYRAPELCGSFFSKYTPAIDIWSIGCIFAELLTGKPLFPGKNVVHQLDLMTDLLGTPSPEAIARVRNEKARRYLSSMRKKKPIPFSQKFPNADPLALCLLERMLAFEPKDRPTAEEALADPYFKGLAKVEREPTAQPVTKMEFEFERRRITKEDVRELIYREILEYHPKMLKESLDGSEPTGFMYPSAVDHFKKQFAYLEEHYGNGAPVAPPERQHASLPRPCVLYSDNTIQNSAEVTNDLSKCSIKEIEKPRVDRSDGVPMTRLPLQVPQSIQGYCCCDLHLLYGAARSGKVASSVLRYNNCGAAAAENLDQQTMVRNPAISTQYTTANCSYPRRNPACKNEGRR